A window of the Henckelia pumila isolate YLH828 chromosome 3, ASM3356847v2, whole genome shotgun sequence genome harbors these coding sequences:
- the LOC140890427 gene encoding actin-related protein 6 — protein sequence MSNVVVLDNGGGFLKAGFGGERDPACVVPNCTARPPSSKKWLLADQLLSPGEDLTSATLRRPFDRGHLINPDLQSSIWAHLFSTLLKIHPPNTSILLTQPLFTLPSIQRSVDEIIFEEFNFKSLFVADSPSLVHLYEASRRPYGLISKAQCSLVVDCGFSFTHAAPVFQNFTLNYGVKRMDLGGKALTNYLKELVSYRSVNVMDESFIMDDVKEKLCFVSLDVQRDLKIARRPGNDNIFRCTYVLPDGINYMKGFVRDPDEAKRHISLDDGTPFPPAGEKGYMECQDVAEKRQDRRNTDLSKNEFSLTNERFLVPEMIFRPADLGMNQAGLAECIVRAVNSCHRHLHPVLYESIILTGGSTSFPRFAQRLERELRPLVPDEYQVKIITPEDPIIGVWRGGSLLASSPDFEAMCVTKSEYEELGSARCHKRFFN from the exons atgtctaacGTGGTGGTGCTAGACAACGGCGGCGGTTTCCTGAAAGCCGGCTTCGGCGGCGAGCGTGACCCCGCCTGCGTTGTCCCCAATTGCACCGCCCGTCCGCCCTCCTCCAAGAAATGGCTCCTCGCCGACCAACTCCTCTCCCCAGGAGAAGACCTCACCTCCGCCACCCTCCGCCGCCCCTTCGACCGCGGCCATCTCATCAACCCCGACCTCCAGTCATCCATCTGGGCCCATCTCTTCTCCACCCTCCTCAAAATCCATCCCCCCAACACCTCCATTCTCCTTACCCAACCCCTCTTCACACTCCCCTCCATCCAACGCTCCGTCGACGAAATCATCTTCGAAGAGTTCAATTTCAAGTCCCTTTTCGTGGCCGACTCGCCGTCGCTTGTGCATTTGTATGAGGCGTCTAGGAGGCCATACGGGTTGATTTCGAAAGCGCAGTGTAGCTTGGTAGTGGACTGCGGGTTCAGTTTCACTCATGCGGCGCCTGTGTTTCAGAATTTCACGCTGAATTATGGTGTGAAAAGGATGGATCTTGGGGGTAAGGCGCTGACGAATTATCTGAAGGAGTTGGTGAGTTACAGGAGTGTGAATGTGATGGATGAGAGCTTTATAATGGACGATGTGAAGGAGAAGCTTTGCTTTGTGTCTCTTGATGTTCAGAGAGACCTCAAGATTGCCAG GAGACCTGGTAACGATAATATATTTAGGTGTACTTACGTGCTTCCTGATGGCATCAATTATATGAAGGGTTTTGTGAGGGATCCTGACGAAGCAAAGAGGCACATCTCGTTGGATGATGGGACACCTTTTCCCCCTGCAGGAGAGAAGGGTTACATGGAGTGTCAGGATGTTGCTGAAAAACGTCAAGACAGGAGGAACACCGACCTTTCCAAAAAT GAATTTAGCCTGACCAATGAGCGGTTCCTAGTACCGGAGATGATATTTCGACCAGCTGATTTGG GAATGAACCAGGCAGGACTTGCAGAGTGTATCGTCCGAGCTGTCAATTCCTGCCATCGTCATCTTCACCCTGTGTTATACGAAAG TATTATCTTGACTGGTGGCAGCACATCATTTCCTCGATTTGCTCAAAGACT AGAAAGAGAACTTCGACCCCTTGTTCCTGATGAATACCAAGTAAAAATAATAACTCCAGAAGA TCCCATTATAGGTGTTTGGCGTGGGGGATCTCTTTTAGCATCTAGTCCTGATTTTGAGGCGATGTGTGTCACCAAATCCGAATACGAGGAGCTTGGATCTGCCAGGTGTCACAAGAGATTTTTCAACTAA